In one window of Janthinobacterium sp. 1_2014MBL_MicDiv DNA:
- a CDS encoding M1 family metallopeptidase has translation MKHLPLLFSCLLLTACATRAPTDYTLASGAERTPEQLAVVFEHADLTLRIEPASRSIAGDARLTFLATQPITRFALDLDRNLPIDAVEVDGKALRAQDYANPQGRLNITLPATIAAGARTTIRVVYHGVPHVAVKAPWDGGMVWSKTADGAPWIASAVQGEGCDLFWPCIDHPMGKAQLIDQHIQVPAPLVAAGNGIALGMDEADGWRTYHWRAKHPSTYGIALNVAPYRSLQGEYASRYGNRIPLQFWYLPESEAKAGALFAELPPMLDFFESVIGPYPFGDEKVGIAETPHKGMEHQTINAYGNKFAKTSYGYDELLQHEFAHEWFGNQLTNSNWDDMWLHEGFGTYMQPLYMQYLRGEQEYFAALQQMRAGIANKAPMVSGKPKSEEEVYDPKKGGPGGDIYVKGALVLHTLRGLIGDDAFFRAVRLLVYGTEQPQPGQFQPRYGSTQEFMAIVNKVTGSNYDWFFQAYLYQAALPELSATRDGDTLRLLWKTPADIAFPMPVEVRIGKEIHTVSMSLGFGELPLPAGATYTLDPRSRVLRRAEHIETFQKFREEQAKGKKS, from the coding sequence ATGAAACATCTTCCCCTGCTGTTCTCTTGCCTGCTGCTCACCGCCTGCGCCACGCGCGCGCCCACCGACTACACCCTCGCTTCGGGCGCCGAGCGCACGCCGGAACAATTGGCGGTGGTGTTCGAACACGCCGACCTGACCCTGCGCATCGAACCGGCCAGCCGCAGCATCGCCGGCGATGCCCGCCTGACCTTCCTGGCGACGCAGCCGATCACGCGTTTCGCGCTGGACCTGGACCGCAACCTGCCCATCGATGCCGTCGAGGTCGACGGCAAGGCGCTGCGGGCACAGGACTATGCCAACCCGCAAGGGCGGCTCAACATCACCTTGCCCGCCACTATCGCGGCAGGCGCCCGCACCACCATCCGCGTCGTCTACCACGGCGTGCCGCACGTCGCCGTGAAGGCGCCGTGGGATGGCGGCATGGTGTGGTCGAAGACGGCCGATGGCGCGCCGTGGATTGCCAGCGCCGTGCAAGGCGAAGGCTGCGACCTGTTCTGGCCCTGCATCGACCATCCGATGGGCAAGGCCCAGCTGATCGACCAGCACATCCAGGTGCCGGCGCCGCTGGTAGCCGCCGGCAATGGCATCGCGCTCGGCATGGATGAGGCCGACGGCTGGCGCACTTACCACTGGCGCGCCAAGCATCCGAGCACCTATGGCATCGCCCTCAACGTGGCGCCCTACCGCAGCCTGCAGGGCGAGTATGCTAGCCGCTACGGCAACCGCATCCCCCTGCAATTCTGGTACCTGCCGGAAAGCGAAGCCAAGGCGGGCGCCCTGTTCGCCGAACTGCCACCCATGCTCGATTTCTTCGAAAGCGTCATCGGCCCCTACCCGTTTGGCGACGAAAAGGTCGGCATCGCCGAAACGCCGCACAAGGGCATGGAACACCAGACCATCAATGCCTATGGCAACAAGTTCGCCAAGACCAGCTATGGCTACGATGAATTGCTGCAGCATGAGTTTGCCCATGAATGGTTCGGCAACCAGCTGACCAACAGCAACTGGGACGATATGTGGCTGCACGAAGGCTTCGGCACGTATATGCAGCCGCTGTACATGCAATACCTGCGGGGCGAGCAGGAATATTTTGCTGCATTGCAGCAGATGCGCGCCGGCATCGCCAACAAGGCGCCCATGGTCTCGGGCAAGCCGAAAAGCGAGGAAGAGGTCTACGACCCGAAGAAAGGCGGGCCGGGCGGCGACATTTATGTGAAAGGAGCGCTGGTGCTGCACACCTTGCGCGGACTGATCGGCGACGACGCCTTCTTCCGCGCCGTGCGCCTGCTCGTCTACGGCACGGAACAGCCGCAGCCAGGCCAGTTCCAGCCCCGCTACGGCAGCACGCAGGAATTCATGGCCATCGTCAACAAAGTCACGGGCAGCAATTACGACTGGTTTTTCCAGGCTTATCTGTACCAGGCGGCATTGCCCGAGTTGTCCGCCACGCGTGACGGCGATACCCTGCGCCTGCTATGGAAGACGCCTGCCGACATCGCCTTCCCGATGCCGGTGGAAGTGCGTATCGGCAAGGAAATCCATACCGTTTCCATGTCGCTGGGCTTTGGCGAACTGCCGCTGCCGGCTGGCGCCACTTATACACTCGACCCGCGCTCACGCGTGCTGCGCCGGGCCGAGCACATCGAAACGTTCCAGAAATTCAGGGAAGAACAGGCCAAGGGCAAGAAGAGCTGA
- a CDS encoding Hpt domain-containing protein, translating to MMKPHATCEDDAALAASDMVRILDVENGLGRIMGDRILYLKILRRFLHDHGTTPCQIRAEFDAGNYACARLKAHTLKGAAGMIGARHVHSLSETLEAALRAQAPDLERQMLQLELAQDQLLKAVSSMLGTPEDTHTAAQDVAPDPAAPAIQLLLARLASHLREGDGAAIDILENSASLLAASLGVNVYQEVAAAAHEFDFDGALAALLRRR from the coding sequence ATGATGAAACCACACGCCACTTGCGAAGATGATGCCGCCCTCGCGGCGTCCGACATGGTCCGCATTCTCGATGTCGAGAACGGACTGGGCCGCATCATGGGCGACCGCATCCTGTACCTGAAAATCCTGCGCCGTTTCCTGCACGACCATGGCACCACGCCGTGCCAGATCCGCGCCGAGTTCGACGCGGGCAATTATGCCTGCGCGCGCCTGAAGGCGCATACCCTGAAAGGCGCGGCCGGCATGATAGGCGCGCGCCACGTGCACAGCCTGTCGGAAACGCTGGAAGCGGCGCTGCGGGCGCAGGCGCCCGACCTGGAACGGCAAATGCTGCAACTGGAACTGGCACAAGACCAGTTATTGAAAGCCGTCAGCAGCATGCTGGGCACGCCGGAAGACACGCATACGGCGGCGCAGGATGTGGCCCCCGATCCGGCCGCGCCCGCCATCCAGCTGCTGCTGGCGCGCCTGGCCAGCCATCTGCGCGAAGGCGACGGCGCCGCCATCGACATCCTGGAAAACTCGGCCAGCCTGCTCGCTGCCAGCCTGGGCGTGAACGTCTACCAGGAAGTGGCGGCCGCCGCGCACGAGTTCGATTTTGACGGCGCCCTGGCGGCCCTGCTGCGGCGCCGCTAG
- a CDS encoding CAP domain-containing protein, with the protein MIASSPRWKHRIPALLIAALLSACGGGGDSGGTTSLATSTPAGQLTQEPGAPLVSNNIATDGYNWFNYRRSQTGLSVLSRNGLIDNAAQGHSAYLNTNNTVAHEQVLGKSGFTGVKLGDRLAKAGYVVTSLQGEVIAGAANTSGFYLAEELITAIYHRFVIFEPLFKEGGAGAAVNTSGYAYFTTDLAGNSSYGPGLPAGQIITYPFSGQLKVATSFSSNNESPDPVPNQDIVGYPISVHANYGSLVSVTAFSVRQRGSTTDLAVRLLKSDNDAHTPVSAAAIIPLASLNANTAYDVSFIGKVNGADVTRNWSFTTR; encoded by the coding sequence TTGATTGCCTCGTCCCCGCGTTGGAAACACCGTATCCCCGCCCTCCTGATCGCAGCACTGCTGAGCGCCTGCGGCGGCGGTGGCGATAGCGGCGGCACCACTTCGTTAGCCACCTCGACACCTGCCGGGCAGCTGACACAGGAACCAGGCGCCCCGCTCGTCAGCAACAATATCGCCACCGATGGCTACAACTGGTTCAATTACCGGCGCAGCCAGACCGGCCTGTCGGTACTGTCGCGCAATGGCTTGATCGACAATGCGGCGCAAGGCCACTCCGCCTATCTGAACACCAACAATACGGTGGCCCATGAGCAAGTGCTGGGCAAGTCCGGCTTTACCGGCGTCAAGCTGGGCGACCGCCTGGCCAAGGCCGGCTACGTCGTCACTTCGCTGCAGGGCGAAGTCATCGCCGGCGCGGCCAACACCTCCGGCTTTTATCTGGCCGAAGAACTGATCACGGCCATCTATCACCGCTTCGTGATTTTTGAACCGCTGTTCAAGGAGGGCGGCGCGGGCGCGGCCGTCAATACCAGCGGCTACGCGTATTTCACCACGGACCTGGCCGGCAACAGCAGCTACGGCCCCGGCTTGCCCGCAGGACAGATCATCACCTACCCGTTCAGCGGCCAGCTGAAGGTCGCCACCAGCTTTTCCAGCAACAACGAATCGCCCGACCCCGTGCCGAACCAGGACATCGTCGGCTATCCGATCAGCGTGCATGCCAACTATGGCTCGCTCGTCAGCGTGACCGCCTTCAGCGTGCGCCAGCGCGGCAGCACCACGGACCTGGCGGTGCGCCTGCTGAAAAGCGACAACGATGCGCATACGCCCGTGTCGGCCGCCGCCATCATCCCGCTGGCGTCCCTGAACGCGAACACGGCCTATGACGTGAGTTTCATCGGCAAAGTCAATGGTGCGGACGTCACGCGCAACTGGTCATTCACGACGCGCTAG
- the pssA gene encoding CDP-diacylglycerol--serine O-phosphatidyltransferase encodes MQRAKYALPSMVTLLSIACGFASIVISVDNAGIGDPADYRLAAALLVLAGVFDALDGYVARATGTSSQFGVQLDSIADVMNFGCAPAVLLYCYGFVQMGVHDPLLLRFGGMASFFFVACGAMRLARFNVNVGRTDPMYFVGMPITAGAACVAAVVVAWPAPIDSTLHSYLLMLLLVGVGSLMVSTLRFPSSKQKKSLAALLVLIVAVALLVWLKTSFFALFFAVYIGATLALNLAWYLGWRGIALPQVFNDPDEID; translated from the coding sequence CTGCAGCGCGCCAAATACGCCTTGCCCAGCATGGTGACTTTGCTTTCGATAGCGTGCGGCTTTGCCAGCATCGTCATTTCCGTCGATAACGCCGGCATCGGCGATCCGGCCGACTACCGGCTGGCGGCGGCGCTGCTGGTGCTGGCCGGCGTCTTTGACGCGCTCGACGGCTATGTGGCGCGCGCCACGGGCACCAGCTCGCAGTTCGGCGTGCAGCTCGATTCCATCGCCGACGTGATGAATTTCGGCTGCGCCCCGGCGGTATTGTTGTATTGCTATGGTTTCGTGCAGATGGGCGTGCATGATCCGCTGCTGCTGCGTTTTGGCGGCATGGCCAGCTTCTTCTTTGTTGCCTGCGGCGCCATGCGCCTGGCGCGCTTCAATGTGAACGTGGGGCGTACCGACCCCATGTACTTTGTCGGCATGCCGATCACGGCCGGCGCCGCCTGCGTGGCGGCCGTGGTGGTGGCGTGGCCGGCGCCCATCGATTCCACCTTGCACAGCTATCTGCTGATGCTGCTGCTGGTCGGCGTGGGCAGCCTGATGGTGTCGACCTTGCGCTTCCCCAGCTCCAAGCAAAAGAAAAGCCTGGCCGCGCTGCTGGTGCTGATCGTCGCCGTCGCCCTGCTGGTGTGGCTGAAGACCAGTTTCTTTGCGCTCTTCTTTGCCGTCTACATCGGCGCCACCCTGGCGCTGAACCTGGCCTGGTACCTGGGCTGGCGCGGTATTGCGCTACCGCAGGTCTTCAACGATCCGGACGAGATCGATTAA
- a CDS encoding aldo/keto reductase, which produces MSHVFPASLQAPRSRLSNNGPELSRIVAGMWRIGEWNMSAQQRLAFIEQCLALGVSSFDHADIYGDYSAEGLFGEALALQPGLRDKMELVSKCGIKLLSPHRPGHAIQHYDTSAAHITSSVEHTLRQLQTDRLDLLLIHRPDPLMDFDEIAGAFTQLKTAGKVLHFGVSNFSRHQFECLHRRFPLVTNQVEFSPLHVTPLFDETFDGLQDVGVAPMIWSPLAGGRLFQGGDANVENLRNVIKQIADQLQRPFASVVFAWIMQLPCRPLPLTGTGRIEAVGVAVEGTQFTLSRSDWFAILRAARGHEVA; this is translated from the coding sequence ATGAGCCATGTATTTCCCGCCAGCCTGCAAGCACCGCGCAGCCGTTTGAGCAACAACGGTCCCGAACTGTCGCGCATCGTCGCCGGCATGTGGCGCATCGGCGAGTGGAATATGTCGGCGCAGCAAAGGCTGGCCTTCATCGAGCAATGCCTGGCCCTGGGCGTGTCGAGCTTCGACCATGCCGACATCTATGGCGACTACAGCGCCGAAGGCCTGTTCGGCGAAGCGCTGGCCCTGCAGCCGGGCTTGCGCGACAAGATGGAGCTGGTCAGCAAGTGCGGCATCAAGCTGCTGTCGCCGCACCGTCCCGGCCATGCCATCCAGCACTACGACACGAGCGCGGCGCACATCACCAGTTCCGTGGAGCACACCCTGCGCCAGTTGCAGACGGACCGCCTGGACTTGCTGCTGATCCACCGTCCCGATCCGCTGATGGATTTCGACGAGATCGCCGGCGCCTTCACGCAATTGAAAACGGCCGGCAAGGTGCTGCACTTCGGCGTATCGAATTTCAGCCGCCACCAGTTCGAATGCCTGCACCGGCGCTTCCCGCTGGTGACGAACCAGGTCGAATTTTCGCCGCTGCATGTCACACCGCTGTTCGACGAAACCTTCGACGGCTTGCAGGACGTGGGGGTGGCGCCGATGATCTGGTCGCCGCTGGCCGGCGGCCGGCTGTTCCAGGGAGGCGATGCGAATGTGGAGAATTTGCGCAATGTCATCAAGCAGATCGCCGACCAGCTGCAGCGTCCGTTTGCCAGCGTCGTCTTCGCGTGGATCATGCAACTGCCTTGCCGCCCCCTGCCGCTGACGGGCACGGGCCGCATCGAGGCCGTGGGCGTGGCCGTGGAAGGCACGCAGTTCACGCTCAGCCGCAGCGACTGGTTCGCCATCCTGCGCGCCGCCCGCGGGCACGAGGTGGCCTAG
- a CDS encoding TetR/AcrR family transcriptional regulator: MLKNAAAPRGRPRKAGVEDAVLEAIVMLVRQHGLDAVTIQMVADAAGVGRQTIYRRWPRREEMLLDALVKRTAEKLQRALDMPEGQEIEAICARIFDNLNADGRFTCDLLVLIHNDAAAQLRFREQIVAPWITLVVQRLLGIGVRADLDLRLFAFMLQSALVYQMQLGGQLDAALQERCCRFIRSML, translated from the coding sequence ATGCTTAAAAATGCGGCAGCGCCGCGTGGACGCCCGCGCAAGGCAGGCGTGGAAGATGCGGTGCTGGAAGCGATCGTCATGCTGGTGCGCCAGCATGGGCTCGACGCGGTGACGATACAGATGGTGGCCGACGCGGCCGGCGTAGGGCGCCAGACGATATACCGGCGCTGGCCGCGCCGTGAAGAGATGCTGCTCGATGCGCTCGTCAAGCGCACGGCGGAAAAGCTGCAGCGCGCCCTCGACATGCCGGAAGGCCAGGAAATCGAGGCGATCTGCGCGCGCATCTTCGACAACCTGAACGCCGACGGCCGCTTCACCTGCGATTTGCTGGTGTTGATCCACAACGATGCGGCGGCGCAACTGCGCTTTCGCGAACAGATCGTCGCACCGTGGATCACCCTGGTGGTGCAGCGCCTGCTGGGCATCGGCGTGCGCGCCGACCTCGACCTGCGCCTGTTCGCCTTCATGCTGCAATCGGCGCTCGTGTACCAGATGCAGCTGGGCGGCCAGCTCGACGCGGCCTTGCAGGAGCGGTGCTGCCGCTTCATCCGCAGCATGCTGTAG